The Toxotes jaculatrix isolate fToxJac2 chromosome 14, fToxJac2.pri, whole genome shotgun sequence genomic interval CGGTGTTCCTAGAcaagttattttgaaatagtGGGAAAAATCTTCCTGCATCCGCCtctttgaaaaggaaaaaatatatagcACTGGACTCAAATTTGGCAGTACAAGTCAGGGTCGGTTAGATGTTGAGTGGATGTTGGTACAGAACGAGTTCCGGTCTCAATCCCATACTAGGTGCTGTCTTTCTGATGTGGTTTGGGAGCCCGTTTGGTCAAACTCAAAATTAATCACATTGATCACATAATAGTTCTGTACTGTTCACAATGTATGACAGAGTGTTTGTTATGGTTCACCACATGCATTTCATCAGTGTTTAGCCAATGAGGCCTTTCCATCATTAATATTTCAATCGACAGTGGTGGAATCACTTTAAACAGGACGAGATTAACGCtgggaaggagaggaaagatgaaaaatatataaaccGAAGcttttaacagagaaaaaaacaattgagATTTATTtagtaaaataagtaaaatgtgtttaacatGTTGGAAAAATGTGTCCTATGGATTAtgttaaatgaaattttaaaaaataaataaatttcatCTTACCTGAATGTTCGCTGAAATGGGCTCATAAATGTTGAAGAAAAAGAGGATGCAGTTTTCTGCTTTAGCATTGATTAGAGCCAGGTCACGTCAGGCTAATAAAGCCACTGAGATGGAGAGACGGGTAGAAATAGATCAGAGGCCTTAGAGCCCGTCATGTTACGGCACAGGAGTTGGATCACAACACAGCTCTTGAGGCTCCACTAGGGTTGCTGTGGTAACTGGCTCTGTGGTTTGAAATGTGCAAAGACAGAAGGAACATACCCTTTATAAGTTGCTGTGTAACTCTTggatctttttcttttgtttttttaatgtctgttctCTCTTATGTGCTCTCTCACCAGAGGAGAAGCCTGTGGGATTCCGTCTAAAGCCACCAACTCTCATACATGGACAGGCACCAAGTTCAGGTTGGTGTTTGATGTTGTTTGCTTTCTTCATATCATATTTTCTCACGCTAAGTTTGAACCtgaacacagactcacaccctTTCATATGAGTCCTCTCAGAAGTGGAAATCGTACATCTAGACCTGAACAtctttgtgttgaaaaaaagtATGAGACAAGTTTGGTCTTTTGCAGGTGTCCCAAGTCAGAAACCCAAGGAACAGCAACGCAGTGTTCTCCGCCCTGCAGTTCTCCAGGCGCCGCCCTCTAAATCACATATAGAGTCCAGTGAGTTAGCTTGAAGTCACCTATTAGTTGATACAAAACGTTCTTAAACACCATACAAATCTTCTTAGTCTGATAATTCGTTTAACGTTGTATACTGATAACTGtgaacagtgtgttttctgcatgTGCCTTGCAGGGTAAATTTTCTTTGgtacaatgaaaaaaaacagtgaacaatcttttctttctgtacaTTTTAGATTCCAGTTGTGGAACCAACGGTGTGAAAAAGTCATCAGATGGGGCATCTATGACCCAGTCCCTCTTCCTGAACAACACAGAGCACTCAGCCATGCTGGCCAAGTCACTGGTGAGGAGTGGCTAAATCTCAGCCGGTTATAATCAAGGGCTTGGTATTGAAAAACAATGCcagtcagttcagttcaggCTTTGTTAAGGCATCAGAAAGTGTGGGGAAACCATTCAACTTTAGGTTCTCTACAGAAGAGCTTAAGACTTGTGGTTACTTCCGTGCTCCTGTGTAATGAGGAAGTATGTTGGGTCTTGAGAAATTTTCATAACGAATTATGCAAATGTTGGATATCAAATGAATCACCGTGTCATGAGGGAAATTTGgtagcagctttttttttctacacaggGGTGCAAAGACTTGTAAATCTGGTATGCAGAAAAATACGTGTGAAAATGGATCAAACATCAAAGTtgattggtgttttttttccccccaaccatttcagaaacatgaaaatgaggaagATGGAGCAAGTGGTAACAAAGATGGAGGcggaagagagaagaaggagacagaTGTAGCAATATCTTTTGTGTTTGGTCAGAATATCAAAGACAGAGCAAaggtttgttgttttgcagtTGTTCACTTGTTTTACACTGGTCTGTGTGATACAAATTTTGTGCCAATGTCCAAtattattttgtacattttgtgtgGTCTGTCTGGAACTGTTGTGGCAGAAATCTTTGTGGAAGATGTAGATAATTTGGAAATGGTGACTTGCTGTTCACTCTCGTCTTATGCTACACATTAGTCAGGATTTTCATCAAGTATGGATTTGTTAAACGTTATTTTGTGTCTTTAAGCCTGGGTTGTGCATGACTCCAAATTTAACACAATAGTTTGATTTTCTCTAGTTGGACGAGAACAGTACAGAAGACAAGTCAAAGGATAGTGTGCAACTGGACTCTCAATCAGAGGGCACTAATTATTTCTTACAGTACATCTCTACCCCAAGGTAATGAAATTGTGTCCTCCTTTGAGTATTTTTAGAAACTCATCTTCATTTATGATTAACTTCAatcagctcactgatgttttttttttctttcctctcttttcagtTCAAAAAATGCCACAAACAGTACAGACGGTGGGGCAAAATTTGTTTTTGGGCAGAACATGTCTGAAAGAGTTCTGGTGAGTTTTGCAGCTTGTTGCATAGACAGTCTGCCTTTTGCCAAATTTGAAAACTCCTAATGGTTGAGCTTTGAACAGGTTCCAATGATCAactttgttgtattttcagAGCCCTCCCAAGGGTGAGTCCTCAAGTGAGGAAAATAAAGAGGTTTCAGCTGCCCCTGCTTCAGAGCCCTCATCACAGGAAACCACCCCAGAGAAGGGTAAAACCACAACCCCGCTGAttactgaaaaaatgtttggcTAGACTATTAATAGATTTAAGAGACACTTGGCTTCACTCCAGTGACAACggtaaacaacaaaaacaaaaccttgtgCAGTTTAACAGTTCAGTTCAACAGAAGTGCAATGCTGAAAGCGTAATCCTAACAAAAAGTCACTGAAAAATGATAAATCTTCATCTATTGAAGAAGCTACATAAAGTCTTTAGTAGCAGCGTCTTATTTCGTTGGGAATTGGTGTTTGATTAGCCCTCCCTAAAGACCTGGGGGTGTAATAAaatttttatctttatcctGAGATGCAAATTTCATACCACTAGTGATTTATCCCCAGCCATGTCCTTAAACTAGGCAGTTTCCTATAAGGATAATCATACAGGAAATGCATACAAGATAATATTGCCTGCTTGTTATAGGGggaaaataatacattaaaaatgattaaGTGTGAAGTCATACATTGTAAGCAAGGTCAGTGCTAACATAATTGCCAGTATTTGGTAATTTTTCAGGGTCTCACTGGATGAGCTAATACTCTACATACAATTTTGGGGTTTGATAGTGTCCAGTGACAATGAAAAGATAATCAGTATTTCATAGCTACTGCAGGTTCAGGCATTCTTGTGTGGGTGCAGAGCTCAAGTAGTTCTGTTCTGCTAATGCTCTGCAGTGGACTTTACAGCTCTGCCACCCTGTGTCCTTCACAATCAGCCTACAGCCCTGGCTAGTCCAAATTTTTACAGAgaatattgtttttgtgtcacAACAAGAGCATTGTGGGAGAAAAAGCAGAAgtcttcacacacacgcacgagTTGAAGATGAAAAGCCAAGTGACCAGACATTGAAAACTCAAGCAAGGCACTAGTTTCTCACCATTGTGTTTTATCTCAACAGTGAACAGCGTGTCAGAGTCTTTGGAGGAGTCTGCAGCAGCATACACCAAAGCCACAGCCAAGAAGTGCATCTTAGAGAAAGTTGACGTCAAAACTGGAGAGGAATCTGAAAGCAATGTGTTACAGGTAGAGGGTGGGCTCTCTCAATTAAAGACACGCGATAAATAAATGTAGCAGAAACGTTTACAGCCCTCTTTTGCCTGCACTCTTCTCCCTCAGATGCAGTGCAAGTTATATGTTTTTGAGAAGACTGCTCAGTCGTGGATAGAGAGAGGTCGAGGCTTGCTGAGGCTCAACGACATGGCATCGACAGAAGACGGCACGCTACAGTCCCGTCTAGGTAAACACACCTGCAGAAACTTTTTGGGcttggaaaaataaacagacttGCTGAGAGATAACACTTATCTCAGTAAAATCTTCGTTGTGGTCTTCGCCATAATTATTACAATACCTGATATTGAACACAGGGGGGAGCCCTTTTTCCGCATTTCACACTTCTGTGGTCTAGACACAACAGAATGCTGTTTGACACACTGTATATGTGTGATGATGTAATGTGAAGTGTTTatttatcaaagaaaaacaagaaaaacaaaatagaagGTAAAACCCCATATGCAGAAATCCTAAAATCCCCAGTTGTCTTGGAAATGACACTTGCTGGGACTATAGgcctatattattattataactacCATATTTTTTCCCTTATATTTCATGACAATTCACCACTGTGATCATAGGTAGAATAACATGGAATAAAAAGACAGTAAAGCAGTGGCTGCTTGGGCCTGTATTTCATTGCTGTTTTTGATTCAAATTTTCCAGTGATGAGGACCCAGGGCAGCCTCCGGTTGATCCTCAACACTAAACTTTGGCCCCAGATGCAGGTGGACAAGGCCAGCGAGAAGAGTGTACGAATCACTGCCATGGACACAGAGGACCAGGGGGTCAAGGTCTTCCTAATATCGGTATGTATTTAAAACTTTTTGCTGGCTAGGGctgtgctgtatttattttcaagCTCAAGGGAGATTATAATAAACTCTAAAACATCAGAGTAGAGAGCTTTGAATGAAAATAGCCTTTTTGTGCACATTGTAATAACTTGATTCCCATTTTACACATTGGGCAAGAGATATTTGAATTATATATTGCTTGTCCATACATGATACCATATTTATCTTATCTGCAGAGAGGCTTTCATTCCAAAAAGACTTAAAAAACAGGCCTTTAGTCCTAATttccttgttttatttatttatttttatattttagtaaTTAGGCTCCAtgttttctgatctgttctcATTTTAGTTTTCTTGGTTCTGTTTAAGTTAATTTGAACTGAACTCAAACTTTCTCCTTGTGCACTTGCTGTCTTGATTAAATTTAGGATAATTTCCACAGCACAAAATCTTTGTTGCTCTgagttt includes:
- the ranbp3b gene encoding ran-binding protein 3b isoform X1, whose product is MTSLHLLLTDKPAIAPPVFVFQKDKAQKRSAEGSSAEDGEDSDKDEASYCPPVKRERTSSFPPPHSVPKNNVFMPSSFCQSPTGNSDSEPEEKPVGFRLKPPTLIHGQAPSSGVPSQKPKEQQRSVLRPAVLQAPPSKSHIESNSSCGTNGVKKSSDGASMTQSLFLNNTEHSAMLAKSLKHENEEDGASGNKDGGGREKKETDVAISFVFGQNIKDRAKLDENSTEDKSKDSVQLDSQSEGTNYFLQYISTPSSKNATNSTDGGAKFVFGQNMSERVLSPPKGESSSEENKEVSAAPASEPSSQETTPEKVNSVSESLEESAAAYTKATAKKCILEKVDVKTGEESESNVLQMQCKLYVFEKTAQSWIERGRGLLRLNDMASTEDGTLQSRLVMRTQGSLRLILNTKLWPQMQVDKASEKSVRITAMDTEDQGVKVFLISGSSKDIGQLAAALHHRILALKSRAEQEPEAPAATIPEAEVPQSNEDDSDEEGNASASASASTPATSNSEGGESQVAGST
- the ranbp3b gene encoding ran-binding protein 3b isoform X2, producing MADLANEDKPAIAPPVFVFQKDKAQKRSAEGSSAEDGEDSDKDEASYCPPVKRERTSSFPPPHSVPKNNVFMPSSFCQSPTGNSDSEPEEKPVGFRLKPPTLIHGQAPSSGVPSQKPKEQQRSVLRPAVLQAPPSKSHIESNSSCGTNGVKKSSDGASMTQSLFLNNTEHSAMLAKSLKHENEEDGASGNKDGGGREKKETDVAISFVFGQNIKDRAKLDENSTEDKSKDSVQLDSQSEGTNYFLQYISTPSSKNATNSTDGGAKFVFGQNMSERVLSPPKGESSSEENKEVSAAPASEPSSQETTPEKVNSVSESLEESAAAYTKATAKKCILEKVDVKTGEESESNVLQMQCKLYVFEKTAQSWIERGRGLLRLNDMASTEDGTLQSRLVMRTQGSLRLILNTKLWPQMQVDKASEKSVRITAMDTEDQGVKVFLISGSSKDIGQLAAALHHRILALKSRAEQEPEAPAATIPEAEVPQSNEDDSDEEGNASASASASTPATSNSEGGESQVAGST
- the ranbp3b gene encoding ran-binding protein 3b isoform X3 translates to MADLANEDKAQKRSAEGSSAEDGEDSDKDEASYCPPVKRERTSSFPPPHSVPKNNVFMPSSFCQSPTGNSDSEPEEKPVGFRLKPPTLIHGQAPSSGVPSQKPKEQQRSVLRPAVLQAPPSKSHIESNSSCGTNGVKKSSDGASMTQSLFLNNTEHSAMLAKSLKHENEEDGASGNKDGGGREKKETDVAISFVFGQNIKDRAKLDENSTEDKSKDSVQLDSQSEGTNYFLQYISTPSSKNATNSTDGGAKFVFGQNMSERVLSPPKGESSSEENKEVSAAPASEPSSQETTPEKVNSVSESLEESAAAYTKATAKKCILEKVDVKTGEESESNVLQMQCKLYVFEKTAQSWIERGRGLLRLNDMASTEDGTLQSRLVMRTQGSLRLILNTKLWPQMQVDKASEKSVRITAMDTEDQGVKVFLISGSSKDIGQLAAALHHRILALKSRAEQEPEAPAATIPEAEVPQSNEDDSDEEGNASASASASTPATSNSEGGESQVAGST